In Prevotella sp. oral taxon 475, one DNA window encodes the following:
- the dusB gene encoding tRNA dihydrouridine synthase DusB, which yields MKIGDIEFGPHPLFLAPMEDVTDIGFRLLCKRYGAAMVYTEFVSAEALIRSVKSTVGKLAISNEERPVGIQIYGRDVPSMVEAAQIVEQSQPDVIDLNFGCPVKKVAGKGAGAGMLRNVPLMLEITREVVKAVKTPVTVKTRLGWDAEEMIIGDLAEKLQDCGIRALTIHGRTRSQMYTGRADWSLIGEVKRNPRMHIPIIGNGDITSAEEAKRAFDDYGVDAVMVGRATFGRPWVFQEMNDLIEGRPTDPLLTLDRKIDLLEEQLRINIERIDEYRGILHTRRHLAASPIFKGIPDFKQVRIAMLRATKVDELMAILEDCRARLTQK from the coding sequence ATGAAAATAGGAGATATCGAATTTGGACCTCATCCGCTCTTTCTGGCACCGATGGAGGATGTTACCGATATTGGGTTTCGGCTGCTTTGCAAACGCTATGGGGCGGCGATGGTCTACACCGAGTTTGTAAGTGCGGAGGCATTGATCAGGTCGGTGAAGTCGACTGTGGGCAAACTCGCCATCAGCAACGAGGAACGACCCGTTGGTATCCAAATCTATGGCCGCGATGTGCCGTCGATGGTCGAGGCTGCACAGATCGTTGAGCAGAGCCAACCGGATGTAATCGATCTCAACTTCGGGTGTCCCGTGAAGAAAGTAGCGGGCAAAGGCGCGGGGGCAGGTATGCTTCGCAATGTGCCGCTGATGCTGGAGATCACGCGAGAGGTGGTCAAAGCGGTGAAAACGCCTGTGACGGTGAAGACGCGTTTGGGATGGGATGCGGAGGAAATGATCATTGGAGATTTGGCCGAAAAACTGCAAGACTGCGGCATTCGGGCTCTCACGATCCACGGACGCACACGTTCGCAGATGTATACCGGCAGGGCCGACTGGTCGTTGATTGGCGAGGTGAAACGCAATCCGCGTATGCACATCCCCATTATCGGTAACGGTGACATCACGTCGGCCGAAGAGGCTAAGCGTGCTTTCGACGATTATGGCGTGGATGCGGTCATGGTGGGGCGGGCTACGTTCGGCCGTCCATGGGTGTTTCAAGAGATGAACGACTTGATCGAGGGGCGACCGACCGATCCGTTGCTTACCCTCGACCGAAAGATCGACCTGCTCGAGGAGCAGCTCCGCATCAATATCGAACGCATAGACGAGTATCGTGGCATTCTACATACACGTCGTCACTTGGCCGCCAGTCCGATTTTTAAGGGCATTCCCGACTTTAAACAGGTGCGCATCGCCATGTTGCGGGCTACGAAGGTCGACGAACTGATGGCGATTCTGGAAGATTGTCGGGCGCGATTGACTCAAAAATAG